The following nucleotide sequence is from Mangifera indica cultivar Alphonso chromosome 1, CATAS_Mindica_2.1, whole genome shotgun sequence.
CGTACTTTATAAGATCACCGTTAGACAAAACatgattatttgtatttataaaactttgatttattcGATGTTGTAGTTATAGGTTTAATTATTACGTTTTAAAATTTATCCGTTTAACCAATCTaagtaaaactttttattataaaaaaaaccataaaatctattttaataTCTTTCTTACTTCATTGAAGTAAGTCTCTAATATATAACATTTGTCAAGACGTTTTCAAATGATATACTCATGATTTGaccttttaatataataatagagGAATTTGATTCAGAATTATTAACCCTAACGTGAAGAAAATGCAGTGGACGCGAAATCAAACTATTGAGATGCTTCTTGAAGTCATGAGCTTCTACGACGACTTCCAAAATTGGTAATATTGGATCTTGCCGGCTTTGGACAAATAACTTGCAAAGTCGATGACAAAATTGATGTCAAGTTTACATTCTGACACGACAGTGTGGTGTTCAAATTACTCAAATTGTTCGATGCAATGGAAGAAATAAACGGGTTTGGAGCAGTTGGAACTTCGCTAGACATGATTGAGATGTTGGTGACTGTCATACCATGAGTAAGGATAGAGGATTTGGGCAAAAATTGAGTAATACTTATTTTCCTTCAAATTCTCTGGTTTTCGACAACTACAAGAAATGAAGCACCAGCTCTTTTTATAAATGCTTTTGAAATGGGACCATATATTGATCAATTGGAGGGATCCAACTAGTGATCCGATTAGTTAATTAATAGTCAcgctaattaattatttaaaaataatatttaaaattttttatataatttatgattaaatattaaatttaacttatttaacattaaaataagcaCAATTTGatagtatatatattcaaatataataaataagattatatttaaagtttttataataaatttaagaaaattaattttttatattaactgagtcaaacccaattttatatataatctaatcaatttaattaatagttaatagttcaattaattgaatcaaccaatttgatctaatttttaaaaccataacTAATACATTTAACGGTGTTATAACAACAACTACCAACtcttttttctcacaaataacAATGTTATTGGAACAAGCTTCATTCTTCAGCTCAATAGTTGGAGGCTCACTTGAAGTTTGTCATATTCATTACAACTTTCATATccttatttaattttctaaattaggGTATCGCATTTGAATCTCATGAAAGATGGATGAACATTTATAGATTTCCCAAATTGAATAACAAATCTTAACACTTATGATTAAACAGTAACTTTATGAGCACAACCATAACATAAAATTGAATGTTTAAGTTTGTAAAAAATCCACATTAACcacaattacaaaaaataaaactttattctaCAGTTTGCGAATTACACCCACCATGTGAGAAGCTACAACTATTGTGAGAGGAGCTCATGCCACTACCTCTTCTAGAAACATGAGACAATACAAAACTTAGGACCAAAGCGAGAGTTCTACAATTTAGTCTAATATGACCAAGTTACTGATATAAACTATAATCCCATTATTGAGCATCCATACTAAGAGAAGAAATTCTATTATGATATGATGGAAGTCCAACTTGTCTGTGATCAATCATGGGTGGAAGAATAACTTGAGCATCCCCAAGCAAGTTTAAGCTTCTGTCATAAACTGCTCGATGGGTCGTTTTTGGGTAATAATCACATATAAAAGAACGAGTTAGAACATCTTCTGagaaaaggaaataagaaaattggCATCATCATCCTCGATATCACAAAACATCATGTTACTGATATTTTATGTCTTATGATTATATAGATATTGTTCAACCTACAGTTAATACATAGGCATTTACTCATTAACACAACTAATCTGTTATACATCATATTTGACCAAATTTTCGTAATCTTATGATTGTCACTAGCATAATCCATTCTGTTACCTGCTtctcattcattattttctgtgctcaaccaaaacaacaacatttaacattttaattaattttacataattaaattttaactatatCTATACGAGCCTAGAATAATGTTATGCACCTCTTTATTACGgctatttaattcatttttcttatataatttacaagaggttttttttaaaaaaaaaaacaaccattCAGGGTATCTAAAAACATTGATACTAGGCTCCATAAGGACAAAAACTTTAGGATAACCCGACCTTTTGGGGGAAAGAAAGCAAggttttagatatataattcactgatttgtatttttattagttCAAACATCATTATCTGTACCTGATCCTATCCAAATGATTGACCACAAAATGACAATCTATCATATAACAAATCTTTGGTACTCCATTATTGAGCATTATAATGTACTTGTTTATTTGACTACGATATGAAACCATGCAtccaaaacataataatttagcgaataaaatttcatataaatcaCACAAAAAACCCATCATCAAGTTTCAGAAGTATACATGGAACCCTTGTCATTTCCCTCTGAAGGAAAGCAAGCCTCTCCAACTTTAAAAACCCTAGAAACATGTAAAAAGATAATATCATCAATGTCTCTTCCTGAGGAAAACGGATGGAATGACTTCCAACCTCTTTGTTTTTACAAAGGCTTCTGGTGGCACCCTTACTTCATAGAAAGATCCCTCTTTGCCCAAGAAAACTTCAAGGTTCAACCAAGAGATATATTTATTTGCAGCTCTCCAAAAACGGGTACCACTTGGCTTAAGGCTTTAACTTTTGCCACTCTAACTAGAACCCATTTCAAAAATTCTCCAAGCCCTTTGCTCTCCAAAGTATCCCATGATTGTATGCCCTTTATGGAGATAGACTGCATAGAGAATCCGTTTATACCTGCAAACGATTTCCCCCTTTGTGCCACACATGTTCCATTTTCTTCCTTACCAAAATCTGTCATAGACTCGGGTTGTAAGATTATTTACATTTGTAGGGATCCAAAGGACTCATTTGTTTCACTGTGGCACCATACAAATAAGTTAAGACCAAAGAACAATGAGAAGATTTGTTTAGAGGAGGCCTTTGAGTTGTATTGCAATGGAAAATCTCCATATGGACCCTATTGGGAGCATGTCTTAGGGTACTGGAAAGCAAGCCTGGAAAATCCGGATAAGTTGTTGTTTCTAAAGTATGAAGACATGATGAGAGATACGGCGTTTTACTTGAAGAAGCTGGGCGAGTTCATTGGGCACCCTTTCTCCTTAGAGGAAGAAAAGGAAGCTGCAGTGGAAGAAGTTATGAGGTTGTGCAGCTTTAAACATCTGAGCAATTTGGAGGTAAATAAGACTGAAAAATCTGTGTTCTTCCGTAAAGGTGAGGTTGGAGATTGGATAAGTCTGTTGACATTGGAGATGGGAGAGAGGCTGGACAACATCATGGA
It contains:
- the LOC123223394 gene encoding flavonol sulfotransferase-like, producing the protein MEPLSFPSEGKQASPTLKTLETCKKIISSMSLPEENGWNDFQPLCFYKGFWWHPYFIERSLFAQENFKVQPRDIFICSSPKTGTTWLKALTFATLTRTHFKNSPSPLLSKVSHDCMPFMEIDCIENPFIPANDFPLCATHVPFSSLPKSVIDSGCKIIYICRDPKDSFVSLWHHTNKLRPKNNEKICLEEAFELYCNGKSPYGPYWEHVLGYWKASLENPDKLLFLKYEDMMRDTAFYLKKLGEFIGHPFSLEEEKEAAVEEVMRLCSFKHLSNLEVNKTEKSVFFRKGEVGDWISLLTLEMGERLDNIMEEKLSGSGLTFKS